From a region of the Rhipicephalus microplus isolate Deutch F79 chromosome X, USDA_Rmic, whole genome shotgun sequence genome:
- the LOC119185098 gene encoding uncharacterized protein LOC119185098, whose amino-acid sequence MALAGLPASLPTDTRFPARCSVFADDVALWVRGPRRSIPAIRRSLQAVLDAVITYLGGIGLKVSATKTEALLIHRLAAAHTHVRRLRIGNRSLPWRLVVKYLGLTIDHRLTWIPAAKAAATKVRRVQGAISRLQLRGRGCSTKWALQLNQAAASSVLLYAFPLVSLTPARRSLLEGLHRGALRAILGLPKSSPVAATLAEAGEWPLTLRMLQRALGHIDRLHRATDGRALLERLRSQPASRMGGLCLLYHQVVPDPPVPVASPPPHHQPPEVHLCLEGATKRRTPAAALQQAASCKLQERLEGRLRVFTDGSVMPDGTAAAACVIPSRANSRQCRLPFPASSTAAELAGLHLAEDLLAEDIPLEPAAVLCDSKAALQTLANSRRAGLTACLLRAKVRTLTDTGVSVSFHWLPSHVAIAGNEKPSPRLPTSLARLKRLLITVHPDPRVASGRGPKPLPETGLTRRERASLLRLRTGCVWTAARRHAKGLCSSPACTRCGDPETLEHLLCACPDLAQERLRAYTAYRRQGLPVSTLENLLFPARPHPAALRSLAEFVEESGIAAYR is encoded by the exons ATGGCACTAGCAGGACTTCCGGCGTCCCTCCCAACAGACACCAGGTTCCCGGCCCGCTGCTCTGTCTTCGCAGATGACGTGGCACTCTGGGTCCGGGGACCAAGGCGGTCCATCCCGGCCATCAGGAGATCACTGCAGGCGGTCCTCGATGCAGTGATAACCTACCTCGGAGGCATCGGGCTTAAGGTCTCTGCCACCAAGACTGAGGCCCTGCTGATTCACCGGCTGGCGGCAGCCCACACCCACGTGAGACGGCTGAGGATTGGCAATCGCAGCCTGCCTTGGAGGTTGGTGGTGAAGTACCTGGGGCTCACCATCGACCACCGACTCACCTGGATCCCGGCTGCCAAGGCTGCTGCCACCAAGGTGCGGCGCGTCCAGGGCGCCATCAGCAGGCTGCAGCTGCGTGGCCGCGGCTGCTCCACCAAGTGGGCCCTCCAGCTCAACCAGGCTGCGGCGTCCTCGGTCCTCCTGTACGCCTTCCCGCTGGTGAGCCTGACACCGGCCAGGAGAagcctgctggagggactccaCAGGGGTGCACTGAGGGCCATCCTGGGGCTTCCCAAAAGCTCGCCGGTGGCAGCGACTCTCGCGGAGGCAGGAGAGTGGCCCCTGACGTTACGTATGCTCCAACGTGCGCTGGGCCACATTGACCGCCTTCACCGCGCCACCGACGGCAGGGCCCTCCTGGAGCGTCTCCGCAGCCAGCCAGCATCACGGATGGGAGGCCTCTGCCTGCTCTACCACCAGGTGGTTCCAGATCCGCCAGTCCCGGTTGCCTCTCCACCGCCTCACCACCAGCCACCAGAGGTCCACCTCTGCTTGGAAGGGGCAACCAAGCGACGAACGCCTGCGGCTGCACTGCAACAGGCGGCCTCCTGCAAGCTCCAGGAACGACTGGAGGGACGGCTGCGGGTGTTCACGGACGGATCTGTGATGCCAGACGGGACTGCAGCGGCCGCATGCGTAATCCCGTCTAGAGCCAACAGCAGGCAGTGCAGGCTACCCTTCccggcgagctccacggctgcggaATTGGCTGGACTGCATCTCGCGGAAGACCTGTTGGCTGAGGACATCCCCCTTGAGCCGGCCGCGGTCCTGTGTGACAGCAAGGCGGCCCTGCAGACCCTGGCCAACTCCCGCCGTGCTGGACTGACGGCCTGCCTCCTGAGAGCCAAGGTTCGCACCCTCACTGACACCGGGgtgtccgtctccttccactggctgccctcccaCGTGGCCATTGCTGGAAACGAGAAACCCTCGCCAAGGCTGCCCACCAGCCTG GCCCGTCTCAAGAGGCTCCTCATCACAGTCCACCCAGACCCGAGGGTGGCCAGCGGGCGAGGACCAAAGCCTCTCCCAGAGACGGGCCTCACCAGGAGAGAACGGGCCTCCCTGTTGCGACTGCGGACTGGCTGCGTGTGGACGgcggcccgccgccacgccaaggGCCTCTGTTCCTCCCCGGCCTGCACCCGTTGCGGAGACCCAGAGACCCTCGaacacctcctctgtgcctgccctgaCTTAGCACAGGAACGCTTGAGGGCCTACACGGCCTACAGGAGACAGGGTCTGCCCGTCTCCACCCTGGAAAACCTGCTGTTCCCGGCTCGTCCACATCCAGCAGCACTCCGCAGCTTGGCGGAGTTCGTGGAGGAGTCAGGAATTGCTGCCTACCGCTGA